A window of Bombus terrestris chromosome 4, iyBomTerr1.2, whole genome shotgun sequence genomic DNA:
TATAGTGCCACTGGATTCATTTTGGTCGGAAAAGAATCTCAATCTTTGCTCACGGTTTCATTCTATTCGAGTGAATTTCTGACCCAAGCTTTTCGCGTTTCCGTCTACAGCTATTTTACTCTGGAAAGCGGACGATATAGCGATGATGACGACGTTGTGCCGTTTTGTTCGAACCCCGTGTCCCGTGCGCGTTTTCGTTTCAAGGAAAGATTCCGATGCTTTCAACTGTCGTGCGGATTTCCACAAAGTACGTCCGCGCGTAATCTTCGGAACGTACTGTCGTCGTTAGATAATAAGCAAAAAATGGATACGAACAAATTTATAGAAGAGTACAAAAAGGATTTTCTCGATTTTAAGTTAAATGTGCCGAAACCGTGAGTGCTtacgtttcttcgtattttcaCGTTGAATATGTATTTAACTGTAAAAATATCTTGTCTCTTCCACAGTGCGTAAAGCTGTGAGTAAATTTCATGTCGATTGGGTAAGGGTGGTGTGGATgggtgatcggttgtgagaATAGGAATGGCGTGGGACTAGAGGAATTGTGATTGCgcaaatgaaatagaaaaacgAATCGGACAATGTACCTAATGTATCTTCGCGGAGAGATCAGATTCTCAGCACAGTTATTTATTCTACGATCGGTAATGATGATCGTCGGCGGATCGATTAGTTTCGATCTCGTCTTTTATCCTATTTCTAATCTCTTGTTGCACCTTTATTTATTGATCCACGTGTTTTTTATCGAACTATCGCACTTcgcatatattaaaattaacaagTTGTCGTTAATGTTTTTTACACGATAGTTAAATCTTTTGTTAGACGTACGCTTTTATGATCTAGTAAGAGAGACCACATACATTCCACACTCCGTAAGTGGTGCAAACTAATTAAGTTTTTACCTAAGGTATTTTAAGCATAAAATGCTCGCTTATTTTTATAACTATTTATTTTCAGAGTAATTATAAGTATCTACTACTAGATTCTATTCTTTCGCCACTCGATAGGTAGAACAGGTGAAACGTAGTCCACCGAAACGTGGTACACAGAGTGAAAAGTATTGGACGATATTTCGTCCGTAACGTGTGTGTATATGCGTGtgcgtgtatgtgtatgtgtgtgcgcgtgtgttTCACAGTACATATATGGAACGAGATACGATAGCTCGTGAAGTTGATCGCGAAATGGGAAACGATACGTACGCGATACGTACGCGATACGTATGAAGTTCCTGAGAGTTTTTCGCGACGTCGTGTAAcgtacaaataattttcttccgaCGTAGCACGCGTCACTCCTTTACGCGCGTATCAGAGAATCCGATGATGAAGATTTTCCTAATTGTTTTCCCCTTTACTTGGCATTTTAATTACAGATCAAGTCACGTGCCGCTTTGTCGCCCTTCGATCAACTatcagtattttggaaaattattcaTGCACGCTACGTACGCGCGCGATGCTAGGTGAAATCGTTGATTATCATTAGTGGCTTTGAGTCGGGCACACAACACCTTTCTACGACTTTTATTTCTCCAATGTTTGTCCTCTTGTACAGGTGCACTCCTACGGACACGATACAAATCGAATACTAGAAAAGTAATCGTGACATCGATATTGATGCGAATAGAAATTATTCCACGACGATATCTAGGCGGATTGTTGTAGTATATGTTGTTGAATGAAATGAATATAAACGATCCGAGCAAACCGACGATTAAATAATGAAGGGCGCTATCTTACTGTGATGCtgaatatatactatattatactatatatatacataaatatatatatgtgtgcgcgcgcgtatgcgtatatatatatgtatctgtacACACActcacacatatatacataattatataattaataattgtagtaTGTAACTGATGACTCGGCGTCGGTAGGTTTTCATTTTGTCGCACGAGGTGAAATTGTTAACGCGCGGCGccgaattataattattttaaaaggcTGCAGGAACGAGAGTAGatacgagagagaaagacaaaggaaaaagaaacaaggaAGAAGAGGTGTCCGTTGAATCCGTACTGTTCGCGTATTAATATAAGTAATGTTTTCGAATCTTTTTCAATGCGTTTTTGAGATAATATTACCGATCAGACACATATTTTTCTCTCCTGGATATGTGGCACGTTACCGTGTAGTGTAATCGACATTGTGTGAAAATTGTATCGTCATCGCGTGTATCGAAAATTGTAATACACATAGAAAGGGAGAGTAACGCGTGCGTTGCGAGTATAGATTCTTGTAAAATTGAGATATTGTACACTCGTATATGTACGAgacgaattattatttttcatcgtcAAAACGATGTTTAAATGTGTGCATGTGTTTTTCAAACAGGAACTGACTTGTTCCGCTGTTTTGtaacttattttttaattattttaaatccgAATATTCTACGAACCAATTGTGTCCGCGGTTTTATGCGTTATTATCATTCTGCAACATATTGCGAAGAAGCAGAAGgcaagataattaaaaatgtaaaaaagaaaagtaacggTTGTTACTAGATGAAGGAATACTTTTATCACTAAATTATACCGTTTCGCGTGTAGTATTTtgttgttttttcttcttttcttttcttatttctttgacAGCGGTAAAGGAACGTTTTAAGAGACTACAGGGATTACTATGCGTAAAAGTAATAAGAATAATAGGAGAAGAACTGATGCAACAGAACAGTATTTTTGTATTAGCTATGTCGCGCAGAggtgttctctctctctctttctctctctctctctctctttttctcttcgaaatattaatattcgcaATATTCGGACGTTTAGGGATGAAAGATTGGGATGAAACATCCGTTTCAGTGTCACGGTAACGGTCATCGCGTGCTCGAAGCAAATTAGGGAAACGAAATGTATCTGCGGTGAGAATTCGAAACAACTGTAGAAAAAATAGGGAACGACGATGGATAATCGAAAAATAGTCGAGAAAAGGAATACCGACGAAGCGTCTATCCGTTATCGATCTCGTTCTCGTCCGACTTATTTTCCGGCAGTTCGATCATTATTCGATTATCGATCCTCGTTTGGACATATCGATGGGAGGAAATACTACGCATGCTGCATAAACCTCCGCCTCTGTTCGTGCTTTCCCGTTTGCCAGCCGTATCAATATCAATCCTTCGTGTActtgtttttctttcattttttcttaacCTTGTTACCATCACACTTCATCGATTCGTCTCGAAGAAGATGAGAACAAGATCGTGTGCTATTTCTTTTCGTCATCTTGGTAAACTCTCCACGAAATTCCTCTCTGTTTCTTTCGGTCTCCCCCGATTCTCTTCCTCGAACCAATTCTAGTTTTGCCGGGTAAGATGTTGCCGCTTTTGCAATGCTAAAAAATCAAAAATTCGGAACAGGAGGAGGAATAGAGGTGACAACGTATGTTTATGCTTATTCGTTTTTAGTGCCATACAACGCTACAGTCGGAAACGACTAGCGAATATATTTTTCGTTCTCATTCTGTCGTTATGTTCTCACTCTTCGTCGTTGTGTTACTGATTGTCTAGTTTCACGGTATTCTATTACCGAGGCGTATCgacataaaaaaaagaaaggaggggAAAACGTGGATGATGTTTATAAGAGGAACAGGGAAAATGACAGGGAAAGATCGTGCGTTTGAACAGCTGTTCGCTTTGTGGATCGAGTTTTTGTATGATTATAGCGGGGAACGTGAGAGTAGGCGGAGGATCTCGGAAGATTGCATGGAATAACAAATGCGCGATCCAAGGATGATACGTGCTTCTTACCGCGCTCGTAAAATGAGCACCGGTGGTAACGCGGGTGCGGTAATCGTTCTTTATCAACGATAACACGCTTAGTATGCATTCGATCGAGTTTTACCTTCGACGGAACGTGTTTCGCTAGGCGCGTAACGAGGAGACGCTGCGCTATGCTAACTAGAGAGTAAAATCAACTTGGAAACGTACGAATGCGTTAAGCTAATTACATTTGCTATAGCATACATTCTTATGTAAGTACTTAAGAAGCGAACGGATTGTCGACAGATCGCGCAAACTTTCCGATCCCGATAATACGTGTGTTGCGTGTTGCGAACGATGGCTGTCTAGATCTAGAATGTGATCGTGGGGGCATGTGATATGTGTCGGTGATGGCGATGGCTGAGTCGTAGTAGAATGGAATGGTACGGAACGCGTTTCATCGAGCGAAAACAGATGAGCGAAAGAGCGTATTTGGAGGAGAAGTTGGAACACGTTCGCAATCAGTTCATCGAAACGGTATTTGGAACATCGTTAGTCTAGGATCGGACTCCGACTAATTGTAAGCAGATAGCGCGATACGACATCTCGTTTACCTTGTATACCCCTGATGGTATGTGAATTTCGTAAGTCGAAACACCAAGAGACGGTTACGATTCATCGCTTCGTCGTGCGATGATCGTTACATCTTTTCACACACGATATGTGTACCATCGCGTGAGATTGCGGTTACAGGTTTTTCCCTTCAGACAGACGGGTATTCTGATATAAATATACGCACGCATGTAtataagtacatacatataaaagaAAACCAGAATCTGTTACAAGCTGTTTAAAGAGCGGATTATCGTAAAAAAAATTTTACCGTAGATTATATGGTCGAATAATCTGTATTATTCACTCGGACGTTCAACGCATGATAGACGAATGCGCTCACCAGCGGTATTTCCGTTGGCCCCGAACAGAAAAGAACGTGTAATCACAACTATTGTTAACCGGTACGAAACAGTGAGTTTTCAGGCATCATGGAAATGTCTTGTTTTTTTCTGTGAATTACAATAAACTATTTTATTCTACGTGTCGTGGTTATTGTTGCTGAAAGAACACGTCTTGCCATTCCCTTCTCCTCTCTTCGCGCGTTACGATCTTCCTCCTCGAGGTTACGAAACGATTCCATCTTGATTTATCGTGTGTATTTGTATTCGTAAAAAATAAACGATCCTCTCAGTGAAGTgtgcatttctttttattatcgatTGGTCTCATCGTTTTTTACAGACTGCTCGTCGACGGGCCGTGTCTTTTTGTCTTCGCgaagaatatcgtaataataataaacttctTGGCGATAAACGTACGCATATGCCTCGGTTAAACAAGACAAACGATCGACATGGCGTTTCGTGAACAAGGAATGTTTCTCAACTTTTGAACACGCACGGAAATGATTCCTTAATCTTAACGGTGAtacaaaaaatacgtaataaattaCGAATGAATTAAGATGATTCTTACACAGCTAGGAATATTTGGTCGTTTCAAAGTAACATACGTAATCGTGATTAACGCACATCGCGAACGAAGCAACGTTACTCCGAGTGCACGCGGTGTCTAAAACCGGTGCTACTATCTCTTATCTACGCGCTAGCTCTTAGTTTTAAACGTTCGATCGAAGTTGGATAGAGCGCAATCCGATGGTAACTTACTTTGTACCCTTATAACTATCTAAAACTAAATCTATGATACAGACTAATCATGAGTGCGGCGCTCGCGATATCGTGAACGATGTACGCCTTTGATTCGCGCCCTTTAATCTTTAAATCCGGAGAAACGCAAAACTAGCATAATACTGGTGTTACAGAAGGGTGATCGTGTGACTTGGCAGCACGATCGtagaaaaacgagagaaaaaatagagaagaaaagaacgaacgaTTGGTTGGACGCGACTGTCTTCGAACGAAGATATTCGAATTTCGTTGTTTTGGAATTATTGGTGGTCTATCGTTTGAAAGAACCATTCGGTGAAACGTCGAAGCTGTTGCGCAGCCGCGTGGCTTTCATCCTGCAGGCGTCGATTTTCGTCTCGCAAACGACGCACCTCGTCTTCCAGGGAAAGCCTTCGGCGTGTCTCTCTGGCTACTCTTAGTTCGAGCGTAGACAGATGTGACTGCAAATCCGACACGGAATTTCTGAAACACAGAGAAAGCGGTGGTTGATTGGAACAGGCGTGTCGAGTGGTAGAttcgagagaaaagagaaaagagaaagagaatttgAAGGAAAAATGCTTGGCGATTGATATACGTCGTATATCGTGTAGCGCATACGAGATTGAACGTCGCGTCGCTAAACTTACGCGATGGTATTGCATCCATCGATAAGTCTGTCGTCGGACCACTCTTGGGCGTGCTGCTTTGATCTAGAATCCACGTGGTGATTTTGCCAACGATCCACGTCCGTATCGTTATGATTTTTCGCGTCTTTGACGGACGTCAAGTTGGTCGGTGCTTTGGAAATCGAATGGGGAGGTTTGGTAACACGCGGTGACAATCTAAACTCACAGATtacagacacacacacacatagtGTATTCTATAATGTAGAAAAGCGAAGGTCGAAGATCTATCGTATCTGTACGGTACAGTATGGTACGATATTGTACGGTAGGATAGTATATCGATGAGCAGTGCTTACCTCTCTTCCTTCGACAACTTGTTCTCGCTCGGCGCAGGACTGGACGCGGTGCTTGCGTTCGAAATGACCGTGGCCGGTCTAGCCATCGTCAGAATTACTTCGGATCCGGTTCCGTTCTCTTGGCTGTTCGTTGGTAGAACGGTCAACGCATTGCCGCCGTTGCCGCATAAATTTTCTCTCGATCTACACCTGTTTTGAATCTCGAGTATATTGTTGTTGATCTTGTTCGGATTATGATTGGCGATGAGTGCGTTTCCGGCTACGTTATTGTTCGTTATTTGATCATCATCGGCCATGTAATCGGGGTTGATCAGCTTCATGAGATCCTCTTGAAGAGTGCTGGAAGTTAAATTCGCGGAATTTCTATGAGAATTTCGTACTCCCGCACTTTTCGGCCTGGGACTCTGATTCCTCGAACCACCGCTCGAAGGGGTCAGATTTCCGGGTCGATGTTTGTTCGTTGCTCTTCTCAGTCGAGGTGATACGCTTCCAGATCCGTTGGATAGTTCGTCCTCGCTGGGTAGAGTAGCCACCTCTAGGCAATTACCACCGGTATCGCCAATTCTAACTTCCGGTGGAAGACTCGCGGCAAAGTCTTTCGTTTGACGATACTCGACGTTTATCTTGTGAGGGACCGGTCTCTCGCTGATGCTAGTTTTTAGACAAGTAACCTTCTCCCCCACTTTAAATTCGTGCGGTAATTCGTATCtgatcgattctcgattttgtTCCACGCTATCGCCGCTACCGCTGCCGGTGTGCTTCCTTTCGGTAACGCCGTGTTGACATTCAATCTCATACTTGCCGATATCCATATCGTATTTGCTGTTTCGTCTCTCGTATATCTCTTCGGCATATTCGTAATTGATCGCCGCTGTTCTCTTCTCATGGGCTCTCGCGTCTTGCTCGTACTTGGACGACGTTCGATCCAGCAGCAGCACCTTTTCGTCTTGCGCGTCGTATTTAGAATTTCTTTCCAATTTCCCGTcgtgttgttgctgctgctcgTACTCGTTACATCTAGATCCAAGATTGTTATTACTACTAGACTTTGGGAGGCTGTAAGACGCGTTCTGCGCTAAAGGCAATGAATTCGACGAGTTCAACTTTTGGTGAGTAACGTAGTGCATATCGTTTTTCTGAAGTTCCCTCTGAGAGGCGTACAGATTTTCTTGCTTGTTCATCTCATACTTTTCTTTTTGAAGCTTCACGTAACTCGAGGAAACGTGATCCTGGCTGGAACGATGAACATTGTCCAATTGCCTTTGATAGCTATCGTGTCTCGCATTGTTATCAGCCTGCACCGCTTTCGATGACGCGTAATTGCCATCTTTCGCATAATGATCCTGCTGTTGCTGACCGTGATGATGTTTCGAATTCTCTGAAAACTGTTTGCTACTCGCATAATGCGATTCCTTGTCTTTCCTCTGGGACGAAGACTTCGAAGCGATCATCTGGAATGATTGTCTGGCTGGAAGCGGTGGTGGAGGAGTACCGGTACTAGTACGGTACCCAGTGCCCTCTTGGTCTTGTGGCTCCAAAAGCTCGTACCTGACCGCAAGAAACGGGAAAGATGTCTAGTTTTAAACTAATACTCGCGCTATTTAAACTCACGGCTGTATCATTCTTACCAACGATCGTCGTTGCTGCTATGCCCGCTACTGCTACTGGTCATTGTACCCTCCATGGGGAAGCGTGGATCGTTGAACGACCTAGAACTAGATCCTGTCCCGTAGCCGGAACTGTTGCTCGATCGTGGCGGACTGAACGATCGCTCGTAACGTCTCTGATGAGACATGGCTGTCTGCTGAGTCGGCGTATTATCGGGACTGGTTACATTCTCGTAGTCACCTTCGTAGTTCGTTGACAAATACTGGCAGTTTTGCAACGTACATCCTCTGTTTTCCGTagcaaacgaaaaaagaaaaaacaacgaATGACAGAAGACGCGAGAAAGGAAAATAAGGGGGCAGACAAGGAAGGGGCGAGAAAATGATACGTCGACGAATACAGGAAAGAATCTCGCGTGTCTTACCTCCTGGGATTACCGTCGGTGTTGGGCGGTATCACGGTCACGGTGACCTGAGCGCTCGTTTTTAACAAATCGACCATTTGATCGTGACTCAACGTGGACACAGCTACTTTGCAAATCTCGACGAGCCTAGATCCTTGTCTCAATCCCGCTTGCCAAGACAGTCCCAGACTTTCGACTTGCGTCACCACACCGTCCGGTTGAACGTGAAAACCCAACTGTCCCAGGCTGTTTCTCTTCAAAGAGAGTTCCGTGGCTGGGGATCCTGGAGTTACTGCTCGCAAACGTGCCACTATCTCCATTAATTCGTCCCTTTCCCCGTAATCGCCTCGCACGTGAATCGTAATGCATTCTCCCTGATGATAGTACAATCTCAAGCTGTAACACAGCGAACGAATTAGGATACACAAGGTAGTTTCGTTCGCGTCGTGCGCATTTTACGTACAAGTGCATCGCGCTGAATCGAGAAACTAAAAAATCGGCACCTGTTTGTTTGAGCATGCCATCCGAGTACGCTGGCGCACGGAGTAACGAATACGATCTGTCTGGAGTGTTCCTCGATCAGGACGATCGTATCAATGCTTATTCCTAGGTAGGAATCCGTGTTTTGATTGCTATCTTCCAGTATCACCTGCCAGCATATCGCGCCACGCTGTAAAGCGTCGCAAGATAGTCTCGGACGTACGGCCGTTTTCTTCTTGCTGCTGAACGACAGCATAGCTGTACGAAAACATAAGTCGTGGATTGTTCGTTCGAAAGGACGAAGTCGAGGTTGGGCTTGTCGGAGTTGAGGCTGAGGTCGAGGTCAAGGCGAAGGTCAAGATTAAGATGGAAATCGTAGGATGAGAAAACAACTTACAAAATTTTTGTCCGGTGTCGACCATCGTGGTAGAAGAATAGTTGCTAGCGAGGTCCTTCAAGTACTCTTGCCTCGTCCTAGTCGCCATGGTGGCAAATTTCTCGGATCTACGGAGAAGGATAATTACGAAAAGTTTGCCACGCTATCTTGCAACGTAATGCGTAATATCGTTTGCTACCTGTGCGCGGCATTTTCCGCGTTGATCACTTTCGCCAAGATAAAGTCGGCGAACGCTTTTCCCTTGGTGAACGTGGCACCCTGAGGAACCGGTGGCCCGAAAATTGGTACTTCTTTGCTCCTCGAAACGGCTACCTTGTACTGAGTGTTGTCGGAGCATGGGTCGACCGCTCTGACCACGATGAAAACGTGTTGAAATTGCGAGCGTATTCTTCGCGGGCTGAATGGTAACGCACCGGGTTCCTATCGTACCGAACGACACACATGTATCACACAGAGTATGGTTGGACGATCGATGCCCGCGTCACGCAAGCGAATATAGCTTACCTGAAAAACGATCGTGACTATATCGTTTCCAATGTGCCTCTTCCTGAGCAACTGTTGTCTGTTATTCGGCGTGAAGGGTAGCATCGTTGACACGTGAAAAGTTACTTCCGCCCCTCTATAGGTCGCGGCGACTGCGTGGGTGCCGGTCGAATCGGTTCTCGTGTCTAAACCGGCCTTGTACCCTTCGAATCCTCGCAGCCTGATTCTTTGACCTGTCGTACACATGCAACGTAACACACGCGTAAGTACGTGGAATTACGATAcgacgaaacgaagaaagaaaagggatCTTTTGCGTGGATTCGGTCTCACCGATAGTGTCGAGAAACTCGAGAAAGGCAGGTCCGGCGTGCTGATTGTTGTACATTTCTTCCTCAGTTCTTTGACCGGACCTGCAGTACAGAACGCCCACTTTGTATTTGTTAGAAAGTCCCTGTTCGTCCAATCTAGCCAAAGCTTCCTCGGCGGTAGGAGTTCCTAAACGGAGGCAACCGAGCTGAACCTCCGGCGCGACTAACTCCAGCAATTCTCGGGTCGGTAACCTGCCCTGTGGCCTTATACCACCGAGAACTTCTTCCGGCACCGAACCGCGAAGCGTCAACAACTCAGAAGTGCGAACTATTATTCTATACTGATTGGCGTCCTTTCGAATGCTGATGGCAACCGGACCCAGCTGTTCGTCCATACCGAACCAATTCTGATGGTCTCGACCTGAGCAAACCACGTCCACGTTGTCGTTACTCGTTGATCGTAAGTCGCGAGTCGATCGTTTGTCGCGCGTCTCGAGCTTACCGAGAAAATACCGTCTGTAATAATGAGCACCCTCGTCGATGCTCTCGATAGGTAGCGGCCGTTTCTGCAGAGGACAACTATGCTTCCAGGATGTTTCGCCGGGCGCTGGTTCCAAAACCGCGACACCGTACGACAAAGATGGTCTGTGAACTCCGTTGCCCGGGGAGGATCGAGTAAGGCCCACCTCCCGTTCTCCCTCGCCGCCGATTTCGTTCCGAAAGAAGGGACACGATTCCAGTAAATTGTTACCTACGCGGAAGAGTCAGAAGTTGACTTGAAGTCGGGCGATCGCGTTATCCGATCGCGTATGATCCAGTTTGGGGCTGCTACCTACCTCTCCCGTCACCGGCGTCCTCTTCCGGCGCCTCGTCGGGAGTCGACGCTCTGAAGGAACTCGCGGCTGAGGCGCCAGTCGCGGTGTTCCTTCTTCTGGCGAGCAGAATACCTCTCAGCTTGGCCGCGTAGCCGAGATTCGCCGTCAGCGACTGACAATCGTAGTGAGCGAACGCTCGCCTTCTGTGCCTTTCCTCCACGTCGGCTGAAACACCGACAGGGCTGCTGCAGCTCTCCTCCATGGGCCGGGACTGGGCCTTCGCACCCCACAATCTCTGCAGCTTCAATCGTAGCTTGGGACTGGAGTTACCGGTCGGGCCGCAGACTTCGTCCGTATCGACGACCATTTGCCCATCTGGTACGCGTCTCAGGTACTCCATGCCAACCGAACACCGTTGATCCGATGCCTGGGGGGTAGTCGCCGTCGGCACCGACGTCGACGGCCTCAAGTCTTGTAGCATCGCGAACAAATTCTCTCCGACCGTTACCGATTGCGCCACTACATCGATGCTTCCTGCGAGCGAATTCCTCAATCTCTGACTCTCGTTTCAACCACGCTGAATCGGTTCTAATCGAAATCTTTGCTCCTTCAGTTTACGCAGTAACGCCGTACGTGTCACTTACCGTGAGATCCATACTCCCGCCTCAGGGGAGTTTCCGGTACGCGAGACCCAGGATCCGTTGGACTGTGAGGAAGCTCTAAACTCGAATTTGACCTATGAAGGGCCAGACCACGACCCACGCGGCTACTCGACCCACTGCTGCTACCTCCGCCTccgcctcctcctcctccaccacctccaccacctcctcctccaccgCCGCCGACTCCGCCGCTGTGTATCGGTAGGCTTGCGATCATCTCTTCATTCTGTCAACAACGATCGACCGAGAGCGTAAAATAACGTTGAGAACGGTGTCTGAGGAAAGCGGGCGAAATCGTTAGACCGAAAGTAAGTAAATATCTCGCGGATCTTCGTGGAAATCGTTCCGTGCGCGTGGTTTACGCGAAGAAGAAGCGCGACCCAAAGTAGGACGGTTAATCAGATTCCTACTTACGCGTGCACGTTCTACGCGAGCACGCGCCTACGCATCTAGACCGTGTCTCGTGGGTTTCGTATTTTGCTAGTCTTTTTGCGAAGAAAACGGTAGCTACGAGTGCAAGTACGTGCGACGGAAATTAATCGCGCGACCAACTCTCCGATCGAATCCGATAAATCGCCGCCACTCAGGATCGTCGTTCTCCAACTCCAGCTACTTCCTTATCTTCTTCGCCGCGACGAGGTTCTCACGTTGATGAAATCTATGCACAGGCATAGCTGTGATATTTTCTAGTATTTGCACGCTGATAACAGCGCGGTTTGAAGAGTGCGCGCGGAAAGGGAGAATCGTGACAGTCGGTGAATCACGACGCGCACTTACAAGCGGGCGTGCCGCTGTTGTTCAGATGCGTTCGGTGAATGGGCGATTTTCCATTGTCAAAGAGAACCGGTATCTCGTAGTTTGTACGCTACGAACGATCGAAACGAGGATTAATCGATGACGCGCACGCGCGTTTCACCCACGTCCCTCTCTGGATCACGAGCGCCACGCAGCGCCACGAACGCTTTGCGCAGCGAAGGCCACCGATTCGAATATCAAGAACGATCAAATACGAAGGAGGATCCGCGCAGCAAGAAACCGCGACGCGCGCTAACGGAGCGACGATGATCGAGGTGGTTTCGAGGTATTTGGCGCGAACGATCATCGTCGCCCGTTGTCCCGGTGGCCTGTTGCATTCCGTGCGTTCTCTCGTTCGTCCTCGTCGGTTCCGTTTCGCCTCGGTGCTTCGTCACCGTCGTCTCGCCCCGTCCGGCGTTTTTAAAATCCGAGCGAATGGCACTTACGCGGCGATCGCGACCGTGAAACGTTGATTCGTCGTCGAATCTCGTAGGCGAGCGCGTGCGCCTATGCTCCTCCGTGTTTTTCCAACGAGATTATACACCGTGCGAAAGTTCTCAGAATTCTACGTGATTTGTTCGGCAAATCAGATATTAACCACGCTGCTCGTTACCGTTGCGACTGTCGTGTGCATACGCTTCGAATTAATAAATCGAAGAAGCGTACGTACATGTCGAGAAAACGCGTCCGAGTAAATACGTACGTACTTGCAAAGAACCTGCGAGC
This region includes:
- the LOC100651675 gene encoding signal-induced proliferation-associated 1-like protein 2 isoform X2, which codes for MIASLPIHSGGVGGGGGGGGGGGGGGGGGGGGSSSGSSSRVGRGLALHRSNSSLELPHSPTDPGSRVPETPLRREYGSHGSIDVVAQSVTVGENLFAMLQDLRPSTSVPTATTPQASDQRCSVGMEYLRRVPDGQMVVDTDEVCGPTGNSSPKLRLKLQRLWGAKAQSRPMEESCSSPVGVSADVEERHRRRAFAHYDCQSLTANLGYAAKLRGILLARRRNTATGASAASSFRASTPDEAPEEDAGDGRGNNLLESCPFFRNEIGGEGEREVGLTRSSPGNGVHRPSLSYGVAVLEPAPGETSWKHSCPLQKRPLPIESIDEGAHYYRRYFLGRDHQNWFGMDEQLGPVAISIRKDANQYRIIVRTSELLTLRGSVPEEVLGGIRPQGRLPTRELLELVAPEVQLGCLRLGTPTAEEALARLDEQGLSNKYKVGVLYCRSGQRTEEEMYNNQHAGPAFLEFLDTIGQRIRLRGFEGYKAGLDTRTDSTGTHAVAATYRGAEVTFHVSTMLPFTPNNRQQLLRKRHIGNDIVTIVFQEPGALPFSPRRIRSQFQHVFIVVRAVDPCSDNTQYKVAVSRSKEVPIFGPPVPQGATFTKGKAFADFILAKVINAENAAHRSEKFATMATRTRQEYLKDLASNYSSTTMVDTGQKFSMLSFSSKKKTAVRPRLSCDALQRGAICWQVILEDSNQNTDSYLGISIDTIVLIEEHSRQIVFVTPCASVLGWHAQTNSLRLYYHQGECITIHVRGDYGERDELMEIVARLRAVTPGSPATELSLKRNSLGQLGFHVQPDGVVTQVESLGLSWQAGLRQGSRLVEICKVAVSTLSHDQMVDLLKTSAQVTVTVIPPNTDGNPRRGCTLQNCQYLSTNYEGDYENVTSPDNTPTQQTAMSHQRRYERSFSPPRSSNSSGYGTGSSSRSFNDPRFPMEGTMTSSSSGHSSNDDRWYELLEPQDQEGTGYRTSTGTPPPPLPARQSFQMIASKSSSQRKDKESHYASSKQFSENSKHHHGQQQQDHYAKDGNYASSKAVQADNNARHDSYQRQLDNVHRSSQDHVSSSYVKLQKEKYEMNKQENLYASQRELQKNDMHYVTHQKLNSSNSLPLAQNASYSLPKSSSNNNLGSRCNEYEQQQQHDGKLERNSKYDAQDEKVLLLDRTSSKYEQDARAHEKRTAAINYEYAEEIYERRNSKYDMDIGKYEIECQHGVTERKHTGSGSGDSVEQNRESIRYELPHEFKVGEKVTCLKTSISERPVPHKINVEYRQTKDFAASLPPEVRIGDTGGNCLEVATLPSEDELSNGSGSVSPRLRRATNKHRPGNLTPSSGGSRNQSPRPKSAGVRNSHRNSANLTSSTLQEDLMKLINPDYMADDDQITNNNVAGNALIANHNPNKINNNILEIQNRCRSRENLCGNGGNALTVLPTNSQENGTGSEVILTMARPATVISNASTASSPAPSENKLSKEERLSPRVTKPPHSISKAPTNLTSVKDAKNHNDTDVDRWQNHHVDSRSKQHAQEWSDDRLIDGCNTIANSVSDLQSHLSTLELRVARETRRRLSLEDEVRRLRDENRRLQDESHAAAQQLRRFTEWFFQTIDHQ